One segment of Triticum aestivum cultivar Chinese Spring chromosome 2A, IWGSC CS RefSeq v2.1, whole genome shotgun sequence DNA contains the following:
- the LOC123184952 gene encoding uncharacterized protein isoform X1: MYTLGLLDVGRRLLSFGPIDKELPVIEDQLRRGVIATFDEYYEKNSPIIKEFSARVDHIMHNHVGTGVQTFRLVPPYGFYINPAVLDRWFQAVIAPGISEFGLYLDMGDEGLGYNFPCSLLSSSNRGCSTIASFSIAGCGLHSLDRVGCLISLCVVHLHRMRVTGEQLICFLSASPGLQQLQLSYCNDVVCLKIPHSLWRLKLLLVRNCNSLQTIGCDAPQLKSFGYDELPTTQICLGDSSPLVREMRMSGMDDEPTGMLCYATTKLPSVAPNISSLVLSSCFEIATPMKKLNKFRRLKYLEIQLHTPRRCPDFDFYSLVSILNACPVLATFILRLEMRDADDAIPGDPHGDSSQRKTHMRGQGHGKLKNVLVRGFPSAKGLVELTSHILETAASLKRLVLETAYGCHTRDCIGICSPLTRKALLEARKAVGVIKTYVEGKVPSTVKFKLIEPCAKCHADHA, from the exons ATGTACACACTAGGATTACTGGATGTAGGCCGCCGCCTGCTGTCGTTTGGTCCCATTGACAAAGAATTACCAGTTATAGAGGATCAACTGAGGAGGGGCGTCATTGCAACATTCGACGAGTACTACGAAAAGAATAGTCCTATCATAAAAGAATTCTCTGCCAGAGTTGATCACATCATGCATAACCACGTCGGAACAGGTGTTCAGACATTCAGGCTTGTGCCTCCCTATGGCTTCTACATAAACCCTGCTGTTCTTGACCGCTGGTTCCAAGCTGTCATTGCACCGGGGATCAGTGAATTTGGCCTGTACCTAGACATGGGCGATGAGGGGCTAGGTTACAACTTCCCGTGCTCCTTGTTATCTAGCAGCAACAGGGGATGCTCGACGATTGCATCTTTCTCCATTGCTGGTTGCGGTCTCCATTCCCTGGACAGGGTTGGCTGCTTGATAAGCTTGTGTGTAGTGCATCTGCACAGGATGCGTGTTACTGGAGAGCAACTTATCTGCTTCCTGTCTGCTTCTCCTGGTTTGCAGCAGCTGCAACTTTCCTACTGCAATGACGTGGTTTGCCTGAAGATACCTCATTCCCTGTGGCGGCTCAAATTGCTGCTGGTACGCAACTGCAACAGTTTGCAAACGATTGGATGCGATGCTCCACAGCTCAAGAGCTTTGGATATGATGAGTTGCCCACAACGCAGATCTGCCTTGGAGATTCATCACCCTTAGTGAGGGAGATGAGAATGTCTGGTATGGATGATGAGCCTACAGGCATGCTCTGTTATGCCACCACTAAGCTTCCTTCAGTCGCGCCAAATATTAGCTCGCTTGTCCTATCATCATGCTTTGAG ATTGCAACTCCAATGAAAAAGCTTAACAAATTCCGCCGCCTCAAGTACTTGGAGATACAGCTTCATACGCCAAGACGTTGTCCAGACTTTGATTTTTATTCCCTGGTttctattcttaatgcttgtcctGTCCTGGCTACTTTCATCTTGCGT TTAGAGATGCGCGATGCTGATGATGCCATTCCGGGAGATCCTCATGGTGATTCCTCACAACGGAAAACGCATATGAGGGGGCAGGGCCATGGCAAGTTGAAGAATGTTCTAGTGAGGGGTTTTCCCTCTGCAAAAGGTTTGGTTGAGCTAACAAGTCACATCCTTGAGACCGCAGCATCCTTGAAGCGCCTGGTACTGGAAACTGCATATGGCTGCCATACGAGGGATTGCATTGGCATATGCTCGCCTTTAACGAGAAAGGCCCTCTTGGAAGCACGGAAAGCTGTAGGTGTCATCAAGACATACGTCGAGGGTAAAGTCCCCTCAACTGTTAAATTCAAGCTTATCGAGCCATGTGCCAAGTGTCACGCCGACCACGCATAA
- the LOC123184952 gene encoding uncharacterized protein isoform X2 — protein MYTLGLLDVGRRLLSFGPIDKELPVIEDQLRRGVIATFDEYYEKNSPIIKEFSARVDHIMHNHVGTGVQTFRLVPPYGFYINPAVLDRWFQAVIAPGISEFGLYLDMGDEGLGYNFPCSLLSSSNRGCSTIASFSIAGCGLHSLDRVGCLISLCVVHLHRMRVTGEQLICFLSASPGLQQLQLSYCNDVVCLKIPHSLWRLKLLLICLGDSSPLVREMRMSGMDDEPTGMLCYATTKLPSVAPNISSLVLSSCFEIATPMKKLNKFRRLKYLEIQLHTPRRCPDFDFYSLVSILNACPVLATFILRLEMRDADDAIPGDPHGDSSQRKTHMRGQGHGKLKNVLVRGFPSAKGLVELTSHILETAASLKRLVLETAYGCHTRDCIGICSPLTRKALLEARKAVGVIKTYVEGKVPSTVKFKLIEPCAKCHADHA, from the exons ATGTACACACTAGGATTACTGGATGTAGGCCGCCGCCTGCTGTCGTTTGGTCCCATTGACAAAGAATTACCAGTTATAGAGGATCAACTGAGGAGGGGCGTCATTGCAACATTCGACGAGTACTACGAAAAGAATAGTCCTATCATAAAAGAATTCTCTGCCAGAGTTGATCACATCATGCATAACCACGTCGGAACAGGTGTTCAGACATTCAGGCTTGTGCCTCCCTATGGCTTCTACATAAACCCTGCTGTTCTTGACCGCTGGTTCCAAGCTGTCATTGCACCGGGGATCAGTGAATTTGGCCTGTACCTAGACATGGGCGATGAGGGGCTAGGTTACAACTTCCCGTGCTCCTTGTTATCTAGCAGCAACAGGGGATGCTCGACGATTGCATCTTTCTCCATTGCTGGTTGCGGTCTCCATTCCCTGGACAGGGTTGGCTGCTTGATAAGCTTGTGTGTAGTGCATCTGCACAGGATGCGTGTTACTGGAGAGCAACTTATCTGCTTCCTGTCTGCTTCTCCTGGTTTGCAGCAGCTGCAACTTTCCTACTGCAATGACGTGGTTTGCCTGAAGATACCTCATTCCCTGTGGCGGCTCAAATTGCTGCTG ATCTGCCTTGGAGATTCATCACCCTTAGTGAGGGAGATGAGAATGTCTGGTATGGATGATGAGCCTACAGGCATGCTCTGTTATGCCACCACTAAGCTTCCTTCAGTCGCGCCAAATATTAGCTCGCTTGTCCTATCATCATGCTTTGAG ATTGCAACTCCAATGAAAAAGCTTAACAAATTCCGCCGCCTCAAGTACTTGGAGATACAGCTTCATACGCCAAGACGTTGTCCAGACTTTGATTTTTATTCCCTGGTttctattcttaatgcttgtcctGTCCTGGCTACTTTCATCTTGCGT TTAGAGATGCGCGATGCTGATGATGCCATTCCGGGAGATCCTCATGGTGATTCCTCACAACGGAAAACGCATATGAGGGGGCAGGGCCATGGCAAGTTGAAGAATGTTCTAGTGAGGGGTTTTCCCTCTGCAAAAGGTTTGGTTGAGCTAACAAGTCACATCCTTGAGACCGCAGCATCCTTGAAGCGCCTGGTACTGGAAACTGCATATGGCTGCCATACGAGGGATTGCATTGGCATATGCTCGCCTTTAACGAGAAAGGCCCTCTTGGAAGCACGGAAAGCTGTAGGTGTCATCAAGACATACGTCGAGGGTAAAGTCCCCTCAACTGTTAAATTCAAGCTTATCGAGCCATGTGCCAAGTGTCACGCCGACCACGCATAA